From the Oryctolagus cuniculus chromosome 17, mOryCun1.1, whole genome shotgun sequence genome, the window GTCACCCAGGGAAGGATATGCCTTAAAGACAGTCAGCTACTAAGTGGTAGATCCGAATAGGTTCTTAAGTCTGGCGCAGcgtctgtgctttttttttttgcattatacCAGAAACTTCCCccgctttaaaattttttaaaaataatttatttgatagagctcccatctgctggttcactccccaaatgtcaggaCTGGCAACAGGAGccggaacacagtccaggtcttccacgtgggtggcagggacctaattagtTGAGctgccaccactgcctcccatgatgcacctTGGCACGGAGCTGGAGcaagggatcaaacccaggcacgctattgtgggacgcaggcatctccctaccccttttttttttttttttttttctttttttttttttgacaggcagaggggacagtgagagagagagacagagagaaaggtcttccttttgctgttggttcaccctccaatggccgccacagctggcgcgctgcagccggtgcactgcgctgatctgaaggcaggagccaggtgcttctcctggtctcccatggagtgcagggcccaagcacttgggccatcctccactgcactcctaggccacagcagagagctggcctggaagaggggcaactgggacagaatctggcgcccggaccgggactagaacccagtgtgccggcgccgctaggtgtaggattagcctactgagccgcgttgccggcttctttttctttttaagatttatttatttatttgaaagacagagttacagagaaattgagaaaaagagagcttccgcggtggccggagctgggcctaactgaagccaggagcctggaattccaggtctcccacatgggtggcaggggcccaagctctttcccaggctcattggcagggagctggatgagaagtggagcagcccggtctggaacaggtgcccatatgggatgcttaccctgctgtgccacagcgccggcccggggGCTTCTTTAGTTCCACTTTGGATTTGCCCTGGCTCTTCAGCCCGTATGTTTTTGTGAACTTGTCTTTGGTCACGAAAAGGACCAGGAAAGCATTCATTTAAGAGCTTGCTGTATCCCAGGTATGGTTAAAAACAGTTGACATTATAAAAGTAAGAGTTACGAAGATGTGTTCAGGCCCTATGAGCTTAGTACTCCCTCCATTCCCTCTTGAACTCAGTGTGGGCTTATCCCCATTTCACatggagggaaactgaggctgagacagATAGAGGGTCTTGCCCAAGAAACCTGCTCGTCAGAACTCAGAACCACAAGGCCAGGCCCGGGCCATGGCAGGTCAGTCCCCGGGGACTCAAGGTCACTGGTCCTCTGGGCGCTGTGGGTGTTAGTGGCATTGTGACTGCTCCTTCATCCACTAGCTGGCAGAGCCCACCTTGGGTTTTCCCCACTCACGGTTAATCCCTCTGTGTCAGCAGGAAAGAGCTGATTACCCAGGAAAGCGCAGAAATGCTGTGGAGAATTTAGCGTGGTCGCAGGTGGCACTTCTATGTCAGGACCAATTGCAGTTTCTCCgtgtccctggggagccaggCACGCCGTGAGAATCCCCCTGCCTTCGAAGTCAGGTGGCCAGAGTCTGTTTAGCATCTGCTTGGGCCTTTGTTCCCACCCCCCTGTCTGTGTTCCACAGCCCCCCGTACCTGAACCAACAGAGAGCCGACTTTAGCCCGTCTCTTGGGTATGACACTTGAACTTGTGCgtgaaggtggtggtggtggggagtgtTGCAAGGCTGTGACGTGGGTGTTTTCCCTGCAGACTGGCTGGTGGACAGAAGGCACTGCAACCTGAAATGGCAGAGCCTGGTGCTGACGATCCGGGAGAAGATCAACGCCGCCATCCAGGACATGCCAGAGAACGAGGAGATCGCCCAGCTGCTCTCGGGATCCTGTGAGTGCCCGGGGctttgtctctgccttcctgGAGTGCACTTTGCCAGCTGAGCAGCTCCCAGGACTGACTCCAGAGAGAGATTGTTATTTGGGATATTTTATTTTGGGTTTCTTCCAACACAGTATGCTGAAGGAGAGAGCTATGTGCCAAAATTACTGgcaaggggctggctttgtggcacagtaggttaagcctctgcctacagtgctggcatcccatgtgggcaccggttcaagtcccggctgctccactttcgatccagctccctgccagtgtacctgggaaagcagtggaagatggttcaagcccttggggccctgcatccataagacatggatggagttccaggctcctgcctttggctggctctctctgtaaccctgtcaattacataaataaataaatctttaaaaaaaaaagaaactcctggcagtCCATGAGTCAGCCACCTGCAGTGACCGGAGGAGGCGAGGTGCACACTGTCGTTCTAAGTCCTTGCCCACCTCCTTGCTTTCCAGACATTCACTATTTCCACTGTCTAAGAATCGTGGATCTTCTCAAACGCACCGAGGCTtccacaaaaaatatttttggccGGTACTCTTCACAGCGGATGAAGGCAAGTCAGGGGCCGCGGGCTGCTAACGCAGCCCTGGGGGTGTCCAGGCCACGGGTCAGAGcctgcctggtctcccaggaTCCTGTGGAGATATCTGTATTGACTATTTCCTGAACTTTCTCCCTGTCCCTATAGCATATGCCAAAAGTGGATCGTACCCGTGGGTTTCCATTTTCAGACCCCTGCTGTGGGGATTGCTGGGCCCGCACTGTTAAGTGGGTGgtccaggagccagtgttgtggcatagcaggtaaaatcactACCTGTGtcgctggcatgccatatgggtggcggattgtgtcccagctgctccatttttaatccaactccctactgatagcctgggaaagcagcgaaagattgcccaagtgtttgggccactaccattcatgtgggagacctaggggaagctcctggctcccggcttcagcctagcatagccctggccgttgcagctgtttggggagtgaaccagcaggtggaagatctctctccctgtctttctttctgtctccctctctctgtaactctgcttttggaATAAAGAAGTGGGCGGGAGGCCAACATTGTAAGTGGAAGAGGGTGAGAAGTCTGTGTTTGATGGGAAGTACAGGCTGGGAGGGCTTCCCTGTTCGGGGGCGGAGCTGGGACGTGGCTGCTGAGCGCGCCTCTCACTCGcttgctctttctgtctgttcGTGTGCAGGATTGGCAGGAGATCGTAGCCCTCTATGAGAAAGACAACACCTACTTAGGTaaaggggcccagccctggagtacTGGCGTTCATGGGAAGCCCACTCCCACGTGCGGAGACCCCAGGCCTAAAGGAGGCACAGTAGCCTGTGGGAAGAGGCCAGAGTATAGAAGTTTCCCGTTTGTGGGTGGAAAAAGCAATTGCACAGCGTGCAGCGAGGGGAGGGTCAGGCAGGTGTGGGCATTTGCAGTCAggcttgcagccatttgcaggtcTGGGTGGGGTGGAAGGTGCCTCAGCCgctgtgcagccctggctgtgccagGCGCAGAGGCTTGGGTCTTCCTGGGAGACACACGGGGGCCTGAGAGGGAGACCAAGGGCCGGCTGCAGCGGGGGCTGTGTCTGCGCGTGGTCTGCACCATCGCGATGATAGCGAGTACTTTACTGAGCACCTAGCAGTGGAAGGGATCGCGCTGGGTGTCTTACGCGGGTTCTCTCTTTCGTCCACATACCACCGTGTTTGTGCCACACCTGGGGCTGGATCAGAGAGGTTGTGTACCTTGCATCTTGGCATCcagagctgggaggggagaggctgggggccaACCCCGCACTTGCTCTTCAGCACCCCTCTAgggtgtgtctgtgggtgtgccAGGGTGCATTTCCTGGGCTCTCCGCAGTGGAGCTCTCTAGCCTCCTGGTTCGGAACGTCAACTATGAGATCCCCTCGCTGAAGAAGCAGATCGCCAAGtgccagcagctgcagcaggaatacagccgcaaggaggaggagggCCAGGCGGGGGCCGCCGAGCTGCGGGAGCAGTTCCACCACTCGTGCAAGCAGTACGGAATCACGGTGCgtgagccccaggccagggcctcgCCGGCCGCCTCTCCTCGGATGCTTTCCTTGATCCGTCGCCCTCCTCTGGTGCCCTCTCCAGGGAGACAATGTGCGGAGAGAGCTGCTGGCCCTCGTGAAGGACCTGCCAGGGCAGCTGGCCGAGATTGGGGCAGCGGCCCAGTCGCTGGGGCAGGCCATTGACCTGTACCAGGCCTGCGTGGGCTTCGTGTGTGAAAGGtaaagggggtgtgtgtgtgctgctccGGCACGGAGCCACTGCCCGCTGTCcctggctcttctctcctggGAGTCTTGCTCATCTGACCCTGAGGGCCAAGCCGAGCCTGTGGTGGCTTGGTGCGGGTCAGCAGGAGTCACTCTGCGCCCTGTTGCAGCCCCACAGAGCAGGTGCTGCCGATGCTGCGCCACGTGCAGGAGCGGGGGAACTCCACGGTGTACGAGTGGAGGACAGGGACGGAGCCCTCCGTGGTGGAGCGGCCGCGCCAGGAGGAGCCCGCCGAGCAGGTGGAAGAGGACGCGGTGAGACAGCCTCGTTAGGGGCCGCCCACCCCCGCGGGAACGGGAGCTGAGTGACAGCCGCTCCCCAGCCTGCACCCCACGGCCTGATTTCAGAGCCCCAGGAGGAGGAGTGGTGTTGATGTGGAGACTTGGGGTGAAGGGCCTGGCAGGCTGGCTGGCGCTGACGGGAGGATCAGGCTCAGAGCTCTCTGAAGGTGGCTTCCTTCCGGACAGCTTGCAGCCTGCTGCGTGTGCAGAAGTGGTGGAGGCTGTGGGGCAGGAGCCCCCCGTTTTTACCCCTCCTCAAGCTAACGCTCCTTTCCCCTCTTAGATCGACTGGGGCGACTTTGGGGTGGAGCCAGTTCCCCAGGGCGCTGACTCCGGCATCTCCGCTGAGGCTGCTGGAATCGACTGGGGCATCTCCCTGGAGTCGGACCCAAAGGTGAGGACTCCCTCCTGGTTCCTGTCCCCGAGGACTCCTGCGATGGCTGCTTCCACCTTAAAAGCAACGCCGTGTACATAACAGCATTGCTTGGAGTTCACGGCTCTAAGACCGGGTGTTCAGAGGGAGGCACAATGTTGGGGACATGGTGTTGGGGGCGTGGCACTGGGGTCTGGGCAGGTGGTAGTGTCTGTCATAAAGCAGGGATGAGAGTGGTGGTGGGCCGGTGCctcagctcagtaggctaatcctctgcctgcggtaccggcacaccgggttctagtccaggtcggggcgctggattctgtcccggttgcccctcttccaggccagctctctgctgtagcca encodes:
- the CDK5RAP3 gene encoding CDK5 regulatory subunit-associated protein 3 isoform X2, yielding MPENEEIAQLLSGSYIHYFHCLRIVDLLKRTEASTKNIFGRYSSQRMKDWQEIVALYEKDNTYLVELSSLLVRNVNYEIPSLKKQIAKCQQLQQEYSRKEEEGQAGAAELREQFHHSCKQYGITGDNVRRELLALVKDLPGQLAEIGAAAQSLGQAIDLYQACVGFVCESPTEQVLPMLRHVQERGNSTVYEWRTGTEPSVVERPRQEEPAEQVEEDAIDWGDFGVEPVPQGADSGISAEAAGIDWGISLESDPKDAAGDGIDWGDDASTLQITVLEAGTQAPEGVARGPDALTLLEYPETRNQFIDELMELEIFLSQRAVEMSEEADILSVSQFQLAPAILQGQTKEQMVTMVATLQDLIGRLTNLRMQHLFMILASPRYVDRVTEFLQQKLKQSQLLALKKELMVQKQREALQEQAALEPKLDLLLEKTKELQKLIEADISKRYGGRPVNLMGTSL
- the CDK5RAP3 gene encoding CDK5 regulatory subunit-associated protein 3 isoform X1: MQEHQHVPIDIQTSKLLDWLVDRRHCNLKWQSLVLTIREKINAAIQDMPENEEIAQLLSGSYIHYFHCLRIVDLLKRTEASTKNIFGRYSSQRMKDWQEIVALYEKDNTYLVELSSLLVRNVNYEIPSLKKQIAKCQQLQQEYSRKEEEGQAGAAELREQFHHSCKQYGITGDNVRRELLALVKDLPGQLAEIGAAAQSLGQAIDLYQACVGFVCESPTEQVLPMLRHVQERGNSTVYEWRTGTEPSVVERPRQEEPAEQVEEDAIDWGDFGVEPVPQGADSGISAEAAGIDWGISLESDPKDAAGDGIDWGDDASTLQITVLEAGTQAPEGVARGPDALTLLEYPETRNQFIDELMELEIFLSQRAVEMSEEADILSVSQFQLAPAILQGQTKEQMVTMVATLQDLIGRLTNLRMQHLFMILASPRYVDRVTEFLQQKLKQSQLLALKKELMVQKQREALQEQAALEPKLDLLLEKTKELQKLIEADISKRYGGRPVNLMGTSL